Genomic segment of Streptomyces alboniger:
GCGCGGCACCGCACGCCCAGCCGAGCGCACCCTGCGGTTCCTGCCCGGCGGCATACCGGGCACGGCCCGCGTGGAGTTCGCCGACGGCCGCTTCTTCCACGACCTCGACCTGCGCTCCGGCCGCCACAGCGCGGACCACCCCTGCTCGGCGGATCTCTACCGCGGCGAGTTCGAGGTGTACGACGCGGACCGCTGGCGCGCCCGGTGGCGGGTGGGCGGCCCCGCCAAGGACCTGCTGCTCGTCACGGACTACGTACGGACACACATCACTGCTCGCCCAGCGCCATCCACCTGTCCGGAGTCTCCAGGGCCTTGAAGCCCACCTTCTCGTAGACCCCGTGCGCGTCGG
This window contains:
- a CDS encoding DUF6314 family protein; its protein translation is MPFPHPVPEALTHLAGEWRVTRTVRDLADGSEGRFSGTTLFSPLPAPDEGGLLHHESGVFTWRGTARPAERTLRFLPGGIPGTARVEFADGRFFHDLDLRSGRHSADHPCSADLYRGEFEVYDADRWRARWRVGGPAKDLLLVTDYVRTHITARPAPSTCPESPGP